The following coding sequences are from one Panicum hallii strain FIL2 chromosome 5, PHallii_v3.1, whole genome shotgun sequence window:
- the LOC112892168 gene encoding zinc finger CCCH domain-containing protein 13 isoform X3, whose translation MPVSDGWSRDEVPTIDAHCFLAMYLDPPSEKAHQIIARTALFVSEHGGQSEIVLRVKQGNNPTFGFLMPDHNLHSYFRYLVEHPQLLKDGADAVDMSKGKKNEGEHASSGGALSLLGTAYDSGDEDEGTHPPGSKGIDPGNTMTPDAQGPVKPASTIPDNKDQSALSEAAAASANQSALSEAAAASAKSKPILMKKNPMITGNIIITAPRDEVKDTITASTTAKSQNINSGLSETKEMILEPPSFMKRTMEKIVEFILTNGKEFEAKLIEQDRATGRFPFLLSSNPYHSYYLKFLQETQESKSHCRSPDHKDRRDSSDWRDRRSPSEHDGRRSSRQRDDRRSSHERDDRRSSHERDDRRISRERDDRSSRERHDRRSSRERDDRRSSHDTNDSSYSKEGTRSNAWPTTGMISGSSDKSSLEPSKKQLYDQKGKGIFHPVSGVKKDPPRKVTVDEAAAIVMAATRGLGAANDSLNTIKGRKGDVDIHGSNDHSSSFGSFSSLLDQDALSKRISNSEADTSLTRSGQPKKEGFGIIDDDWIANTIAKAAAVAASKEADSSEASMTKEQKLKAERLRRAKMFAAIVKSGGNKMNDMAAVSDPADEPSEATPADMKASERDRQPEAKEREGSSAPIEHDGSNVTKQEKDSDDEQNIVRKYRKKHHQKLDEDNDESEESYKPSRKRHRSEHSRAHSKDVHKHKHKSHSKGRESRHRRHRHSSSEDEHEHRSSKSRHRHRDDGRHSDDEEHSRSHRHRREHRSSSKRKHEEEQDQSEQTQGRLEVSPSTSGAKFESDKPPGDTSQSSQGATEVPGELRAKIRAMLLETL comes from the exons ATgcctgtttcagatggttggagcagAGATGAAGTTCCTACTATTGATGCACATTGTTTCCTTGCAATGTATCTTGAC CCTCCCTCTGAGAAGGCGCATCAGATAATTGCAAGAACGGCTTTATTTGTCAGTGAGCATGGGGGACAGTCAGAGATTGTGTTAAGGGTGAAGCAGGGAAATAATCCAACATTTGGATTCTTGATGCCGGATCATAATCTCCACAGCTACTTCCGGTACCTTGTTGAACATCCTCAACTGCTGAAAGATGGTGCGGATGCTGTTGACATGAGTAAAGGCAAAAAAAATGAGGGTGAGCATGCCTCATCTGGGGGGGCTTTGTCATTGCTTGGGACTGCATATGACTCTGGAGATGAGGATGAAGGTACACATCCCCCTGGTTCAAAAGGCATTGATCCTGGAAATACCATGACCCCTGATGCTCAGGGCCCAGTGAAACCTGCATCCACTATACCTGATAACAAAGATCAGAGTGCATTGTCAGAAGCAGCTGCTGCTTCAGCTAATCAGAGTGCATTGTCAGAAGCAGCTGCTGCTTCAGCTAAGAGTAAACCTATCTTGATGAAGAAGAATCCAATGATTACTGGGAACATCATTATCACTGCTCCACGGGATGAGGTTAAAGACACAATTACAGCATCAACTACTGCAAAGTCACAAAACATCAATTCAGGCTTGTCTGAAACAAAAGAAATGATCCTTGAACCACCATCTTTCATGAAACGCACCATGGAGAAAATAGTTGAGTTTATTCTAACAAATGGGAAGGAGTTTGAAGCAAAACTCATTGAACAAGACAGAGCAACTGGAAGGTTTCCATTTCTTCTGTCATCTAATCCATACCACTCTTATTATCTCAAGTTTCTCCAGGAAACCCAAGAG TCCAAGTCACATTGTAGAAGTCCTGATCACAAGGACAGAAGAGATTCTTCTGACTGGAGGGACAGAAGAAGTCCTTCCGAGCATGATGGCAGAAGAAGCTCTCGTCAGCGCGATGATAGAAGAAGCTCTCACGAGCGCGATGACAGAAGAAGCTCTCACGAGCGCGATGACAGAAGAATCTCTCGCGAGCGCGACGACAGAAGCTCTCGTGAGCGCCACGACAGAAGAAGCTCTCGTGAGCGCGACGACAGAAGAAGCTCTCATGACACCAATGACAGCAGTTACAGCAAGGAAGGAACCAGAAGCAATGCATGGCCAACTACTGGCATGATCTCCGGTTCTTCTGACAAAAGCTCATTAGAGCCATCAAAGAAGCAGTTGTATGATCAAAAAGGGAAGGGTATATTCCATCCTGTAAGTGGGGTCAAGAAGGATCCTCCTCGGAAAGTCACTGTAGATGAAGCTGCTGCTATTGTAATGGCGGCTACTCGTGGACTGGGTGCTGCCAATGACTCACTTAACACCATAAAAGGAAGGAAGGGAGATGTTGACATCCATGGTAGTAATGACCATTCTTCCAGCTTTGGAAGTTTCTCGTCTTTACTAGACCAAGATGCACTGTCAAAACGCATTTCAAATAGTGAGGCAGATACTTCACTTACACGTAGTGGACAGCCTAAAAAGGAAGGTTTTGGAATTATTGATGATGATTGGATTGCAAACACCATTGCAAAAGCTGCTGCTGTTGCAGCCTCCAAAGAAGCAGATTCGTCTGAAGCTTCCATGACAAAGGAGCAGAAGCTGAAAGCTGAGAGGCTTCGGCGTGCAAAGATGTTTGCAGCAATTGTTAAGAGTGGAGGAAACAAGATGAATGATATGGCTGCAGTATCTGATCCAGCTGATGAACCTTCCGAGGCCACACCTGCTGACATGAAAGCCTCTGAACGTGATCGGCAACCTGAGGCTAAGGAACGTGAAGGTAGCTCTGCTCCGATTGAACATGATGGTTCAAACGTGACAAAGCAGGAGAAGGACTCTGATGATGAGCAGAACATAGTGCGGAAGTATCGAAAGAAACATCACCAAAAGTTGGACGAGGATAATGATGAATCAGAGGAAAGCTATAAGCCCTCGAGGAAGAGGCACCGCTCAGAGCATTCAAGAGCCCATAGTAAGGATGTCCACAAACATAAGCACAAGAGTCACTCCAAGGGCCGGGAATCCAGACACCGTAGGCACCGGCATAGCTCTTCGGAAGATGAGCATGAGCATCGGAGTTCCAAGTCAAGGCATCGGCACAGGGACGATGGTCGCCATTCTGATGATGAAGAGCATAGCAGGTCACACAGGCACCGGAGGGAGCATCGCTCCAGTTCTAAACGGAAGCACGAGGAAGAGCAAGATCAGAGTGAACAGACTCAAGGTCGCTTGGAAGTGTCCCCAAGCACATCAGGTGCTAAGTTTGAATCAGACAAGCCACCTGGTGACACTTCTCAATCTTCTCAGGGGGCAACTGAAGTGCCGGGTGAGCTGAGGGCAAAAATTAGAGCGATGTTGCTAGAGACGCTGTAA